TCCCTAATTTTTTGCACTACCACCTGTTTCGCCTTCTGAGCTGCAATACGTCCGAAATTCTTAGGAGTCACTTCAACATTAACGATATCTCCGATATCATTTCTGGGATATTTTAACCTGGCTTCCACAACACTTACCTGAGTAACAGGGTCTGTAACAGTTTCTACAATTTCACGCTCTGCATAAACGCTGACTGCTCCGGTTTGTCGGTTAATGTCAACTTTTATATTATCTGCTTTGCCGAAATGATTTTTACAGGCTGCAACCAAAGAATTTTCCATAGCTTCCAGTAATATTTCCTTGCTGATATCTTTTTCTCTTTCAATCTGATTTAATGCGTCAATTAACTCTTTATTATTGTTCATTTTCTTCGAATCCTCCTCATTCCTGTTCTAGTATGTCAGACAAGATATTATGTGTTAAAAGTCAAACGCCAAACGGATTAATGCTATATTAGACCGCGGAATTTCCAACATATTTCCATTTTCTAATTCGACGACCAACTTCTCCTGGTCGTACTCAGTTAACAGGCCTACAAATTCCTTCTGCTTATCAATGCCTTTAAAAAGCTTAATTTCAACTTCTTTATTAATGCTTCTAGCAAAGTCCTTCTCTTTTTTTAATTGTCTGCCAAGACCAGGGGAACTGACCTCTAAAATATAAGCATCCGGTATAAAGTCATGCTCATCCAATAAATCACTGAGTGCTCTGCTTATCAGCTCACAATCATCAACAGAAATACCGCCTTCTTTGTCAATATAGGCTCTAAGATACCAGTTACCACCCTCTTTTACATATT
The nucleotide sequence above comes from Anaerocolumna cellulosilytica. Encoded proteins:
- a CDS encoding ribosome maturation factor RimP — encoded protein: MTKREEYELKTEKLLEPIIQKNNFDLVDVEYVKEGGNWYLRAYIDKEGGISVDDCELISRALSDLLDEHDFIPDAYILEVSSPGLGRQLKKEKDFARSINKEVEIKLFKGIDKQKEFVGLLTEYDQEKLVVELENGNMLEIPRSNIALIRLAFDF